Within the Desulfatiglans sp. genome, the region CTGAACGCCAACAGGGAGATTGCCTCTCATATCCGCAGACTGCTGGACAAACATCATGTAAGGATGATCAATATCATGTCATCTCCGGGGTCAGGCAAGACCAGCCTCATTATGAAGACCATAACGCATCTCAGGGATAAGTACCATATTGCCGTGATTGAGGGTGATGTGGCATCATCAATAGATGCTGACAGGATTAAAGGGATGAGTATACAGGCTGTTCAGATCAACACTGGCGGAGGCTGCCACCTGGATGCGGCTATGATAGAAAAGACGCTAAGCAATCTTGAGCTTGATCAGCTTGACCTGATTATTGTAGAAAATGTAGGCAATCTTGTATGCACAGCGGATTTTGATTTAGGGGCTCATAAAAACGTAGTAATTTTGAGCATCCCTGAAGGTGATGACAAGCCTCACAAGTATCCTGTTATTTTCATGGAGGCGGATGTTGTGATCATTAACAAGATAGATGTTGCCACAAGTTTTGATTTTGATATGAATAGCTTTTGCGAGATAATAGCCGGGTTAAATCCTTTAGCCGGGGTCTTACCCCTTTCAGCAAAATCAGGTGAGGGATTGGATAACTGGTTTGAATGGATTGAAGGTATGCTAGGTTAATTATAAATGCTCAGTTTTCATCAGAAGATGGTGTGTTCTTTTAAACCACTGAGAGCTGATAGCTGAAAGCTGAGAGCTGAAAGCCTGTAGTAATATAGATAAAAGTGTAATTTTCGGATAGGTAATAGACAATTCGCAATTTATTTTGGGGGGACTAATATGCCTTTTGATCCTGTGTACAAAGAACTGTCAGATAAACTGGGGGTATGGGAATCAGTGCGATTTCTCAGGGTATTGCAGGCAACTATGACACCTTTAGAGGCAAAGATATGCATGGAGCTGTTTGAGCCTGCCACATGCCCGGAATTGTCAGAACGGCTTAACATAGATACAAAGAGCCTCCAGAAACATCTTGATGTGCTGGTGGATAAGGGGATGATAACAAGGGGATTAACCCAGTATGCATTTCATACCACACTCCTTGCCTTTCACCATGAGTGCTGCGCTGATACGGCCCCGCACACAGGCCCGTATGCCATGACAGAGGAGCAGAAGGCGCTGTGGAAGGATTTTTTCTATAATGAATGGTCACATGAATTTATGAAACACATAGAGGAGATGATAAAAAATTTTGGTAAAAACCTGCCTATCTCTCCATCAATACTGGCCCTTGAATTGAGCCCCAATATAAAACCAGAGGATATCCTCCCTGAAGAAAATTTTAAACTCAAGATAGAGAATGCAAAAAGGAGGATACTTGCCCCTTGCGGGTGCCGCACCTCATGGGGGCATGGCTGTGATAAACCGCTTATGACCTGCTTTGCGGCGTTTGACAGGCCAAGGGGAGAGTATTATTTGAATCTTCCTGGCCGCCTCTTAAAGGAGGTCAGCCTTGAAGAGGCCCTTGAGGCGGCCAAAGATGCGGAAAGGGCAGGGCTTGTCCACTGGGGCGACTGTTATTGCTGTGACTCCTGCTGTGAAAACCTCTTCCCTATAACCCGCTCAAAACGATATGACCTCATGACCCCGAACCGCTATGCAGCAGTGGTGGATGATGAGAAGTGCACCGGCTGTAAAAAATGTGAAAAGCGATGCTATTTTGAGGCCATTGAGTTTATACCGGTGGAGGGCAACCCTAAAAGGGTAAAGGCACATGTGATACCTGAAAGCTGCAAGGGGTGCGGCTTGTGCATAATCACATGTAAACCCAATG harbors:
- the hypB gene encoding hydrogenase nickel incorporation protein HypB, with amino-acid sequence MDKRQITIKKDILNANREIASHIRRLLDKHHVRMINIMSSPGSGKTSLIMKTITHLRDKYHIAVIEGDVASSIDADRIKGMSIQAVQINTGGGCHLDAAMIEKTLSNLELDQLDLIIVENVGNLVCTADFDLGAHKNVVILSIPEGDDKPHKYPVIFMEADVVIINKIDVATSFDFDMNSFCEIIAGLNPLAGVLPLSAKSGEGLDNWFEWIEGMLG
- a CDS encoding 4Fe-4S binding protein; the encoded protein is MPFDPVYKELSDKLGVWESVRFLRVLQATMTPLEAKICMELFEPATCPELSERLNIDTKSLQKHLDVLVDKGMITRGLTQYAFHTTLLAFHHECCADTAPHTGPYAMTEEQKALWKDFFYNEWSHEFMKHIEEMIKNFGKNLPISPSILALELSPNIKPEDILPEENFKLKIENAKRRILAPCGCRTSWGHGCDKPLMTCFAAFDRPRGEYYLNLPGRLLKEVSLEEALEAAKDAERAGLVHWGDCYCCDSCCENLFPITRSKRYDLMTPNRYAAVVDDEKCTGCKKCEKRCYFEAIEFIPVEGNPKRVKAHVIPESCKGCGLCIITCKPNALRYEIVRPPEYLKQKPPEDGKEAVAPQFPVWGHYNLK